One genomic window of Halovivax cerinus includes the following:
- the hepT gene encoding type VII toxin-antitoxin system HepT family RNase toxin: protein MSAPHTDTRVETIIEKAEYMESCLTLLSRTQPIGYDAYVGDVQTRDFVERRFEKLTGAALDIARMLVKDIEGNAPNSNAAAMECLSDVGVLSSPVASEMAEAALFRNVLAHEYGDVLDHETVYEALQDLERYRSFLYEIRDYLENVDAL, encoded by the coding sequence ATGAGCGCCCCGCATACCGATACCCGTGTCGAGACGATCATTGAAAAGGCCGAGTACATGGAATCGTGCCTGACGCTCCTCTCGAGAACTCAGCCGATCGGATACGATGCCTACGTTGGCGACGTCCAAACGAGAGACTTTGTCGAGCGCAGGTTCGAAAAACTCACCGGAGCGGCGCTGGACATCGCCCGAATGCTGGTAAAAGATATCGAGGGGAACGCACCGAACTCGAACGCGGCAGCCATGGAATGTCTCTCCGATGTGGGTGTGCTCTCTTCTCCGGTCGCCTCGGAAATGGCGGAGGCCGCGCTATTCCGAAATGTCCTTGCCCACGAGTACGGTGACGTGTTGGATCACGAGACGGTTTACGAGGCATTACAAGACCTGGAACGATACCGGTCGTTCTTGTACGAAATCCGTGATTATCTCGAGAACGTGGATGCCCTCTGA
- the mntA gene encoding type VII toxin-antitoxin system MntA family adenylyltransferase antitoxin: protein MGDRFPPAADGRTDGGSGNRSLDLDTIRGVLADRPVRLAVLFGSQATGITDAQSDVDIAVELMEEAHGDASQIRMELLVALSIALDRNDIDLSLISDLTPRVGLAAFTEGQLIVGSTERMRHHRHRFERRVTEQGQDDLRERFDAVLENVDAAVGEGA from the coding sequence ATGGGTGACCGCTTTCCTCCCGCGGCCGACGGCCGGACAGATGGTGGTTCCGGTAATCGGTCACTGGATCTCGATACGATTCGAGGGGTGTTAGCGGATCGGCCAGTCCGATTGGCCGTGTTGTTCGGTTCCCAGGCAACCGGAATAACCGATGCCCAGAGTGACGTTGATATCGCCGTCGAACTGATGGAAGAGGCTCACGGTGACGCATCACAGATTCGTATGGAACTTCTCGTCGCCCTCTCGATCGCTCTCGATCGAAACGATATCGATCTCTCGCTGATTAGCGACCTCACGCCCCGAGTCGGGTTGGCTGCCTTCACTGAGGGGCAACTGATAGTTGGATCGACGGAGCGAATGCGCCATCACCGCCACCGATTCGAACGACGAGTGACCGAGCAGGGACAGGACGACCTTCGAGAGCGATTTGATGCCGTCCTCGAGAACGTCGACGCCGCCGTCGGGGAAGGGGCATGA
- a CDS encoding DUF5518 domain-containing protein, giving the protein MTDWTAVLVGFLVMTVASVVGLAAPVLGQLTAGLLGGFVAGYMAGGGLGSGAWHGTLAGSLGAIIVGVVLGLAVGIGGLAIGPAGALVGGVTGVAIVVVAVVVAFVMAIESAIAGAVGGAIAG; this is encoded by the coding sequence ATGACGGACTGGACCGCCGTACTCGTCGGCTTCCTCGTTATGACTGTCGCGTCGGTCGTGGGCCTCGCGGCGCCGGTCCTGGGTCAGCTCACCGCCGGCCTCCTCGGGGGCTTCGTCGCCGGCTACATGGCCGGCGGCGGTCTCGGGAGCGGCGCCTGGCACGGCACCCTCGCCGGCAGCCTCGGCGCGATCATCGTCGGTGTCGTACTGGGGCTCGCAGTCGGGATCGGCGGCCTGGCGATCGGGCCCGCCGGCGCACTCGTCGGCGGCGTCACCGGAGTCGCCATCGTCGTCGTGGCGGTCGTCGTCGCGTTCGTGATGGCCATCGAGAGCGCGATCGCCGGCGCCGTCGGCGGCGCGATCGCGGGGTGA
- a CDS encoding SHOCT domain-containing protein: protein MDSDDVLKAGLVLVAAFVLLPLLLGVMALPMLLGFGHTGMGIGGVGVLLWLVAGLVPLVVLVGIGYLLFTALSGDGEDRAIEELRAAYARGELTDEEFENRYERLRRDAEPSDER from the coding sequence ATGGATAGCGACGACGTCCTGAAAGCCGGCCTCGTCCTGGTCGCCGCGTTCGTGCTCCTCCCGCTCCTCCTCGGCGTGATGGCCCTCCCGATGCTGCTCGGCTTCGGCCACACCGGGATGGGAATCGGCGGTGTCGGCGTGCTACTCTGGCTGGTCGCCGGCCTCGTCCCCCTGGTCGTCCTCGTCGGGATCGGCTACCTGCTGTTCACCGCGCTGTCCGGCGACGGCGAGGACCGAGCCATCGAGGAGTTGCGAGCCGCCTACGCCCGCGGCGAACTCACCGACGAAGAGTTCGAAAATCGCTACGAACGCCTCCGTCGGGACGCGGAACCGAGTGACGAGCGGTAG
- a CDS encoding glycosyltransferase encodes MKIGFFTDSYFPEIDGVTYTIKLWREELEREGHEVHVIYPDGDYEPGPREHPVRSLPNPFYAGYRIPLYRRLSTLPDLDVVHCHGPAPVGRLGARYARKRDLPSIYTHHTPLEEYFHQSIGVGPLATALAKCYVPLENAFLRRFDVVTASTKRIDRNVEHVPLPVGIDMDFFQPAEKDWYPDRTVIGYAGRLSMEKNVEELLRAARELPEYDFVVVGEGPRREPLEREAPDNVELRDFLPREELPTFLSSLDTFVTSSTGDTLGLSTLEANACGTPVAAADAAPFDQTIGPGNGERFALRDLEAMVEAIESCLDADRDTRAAVERYDIEHTLAHLEYLYETAGTAAVETPTPATDRWFPDDSQRSLD; translated from the coding sequence ATGAAGATCGGCTTCTTCACGGACAGTTACTTCCCCGAGATCGACGGTGTAACGTACACGATCAAGCTCTGGCGCGAGGAACTCGAGCGCGAGGGCCACGAGGTCCACGTGATCTACCCGGACGGCGACTACGAGCCCGGCCCGCGCGAACACCCCGTTCGATCGCTGCCGAACCCGTTCTACGCGGGCTATCGCATCCCGCTGTACCGCCGACTCTCGACCCTGCCCGACCTCGACGTCGTCCACTGTCACGGTCCGGCGCCGGTCGGTCGTCTGGGCGCCCGATACGCGCGGAAACGGGACCTGCCGTCGATCTACACCCACCACACCCCGCTGGAGGAGTACTTCCACCAGAGCATCGGGGTCGGCCCACTCGCGACCGCGCTCGCGAAATGCTACGTCCCGCTCGAAAACGCGTTCCTCCGCCGGTTCGACGTCGTCACGGCCTCAACGAAGCGGATCGATCGCAACGTCGAGCACGTCCCCCTCCCGGTCGGCATCGACATGGACTTCTTCCAGCCGGCCGAGAAGGACTGGTATCCCGATCGGACGGTGATCGGCTACGCCGGTCGTCTCAGCATGGAGAAGAACGTCGAGGAACTCCTCCGTGCGGCCCGCGAACTCCCGGAGTACGACTTCGTCGTCGTCGGCGAGGGCCCGCGCCGCGAGCCGCTCGAACGCGAGGCGCCCGACAACGTCGAACTGCGCGACTTCCTGCCCCGCGAGGAGCTGCCGACGTTCCTGTCGTCGCTCGATACGTTCGTCACGTCCTCGACCGGCGACACGCTCGGCCTCTCGACGCTCGAGGCCAACGCCTGCGGGACGCCGGTCGCAGCTGCCGACGCCGCTCCGTTCGACCAGACGATCGGTCCGGGCAACGGCGAGCGATTCGCGCTCCGCGACCTGGAGGCGATGGTCGAGGCGATCGAGTCGTGTCTGGACGCCGACCGCGACACGCGCGCAGCCGTCGAGCGCTACGACATCGAGCACACACTCGCCCACCTCGAGTACCTCTACGAGACCGCCGGCACCGCGGCCGTCGAGACGCCGACACCGGCCACCGACCGCTGGTTCCCGGACGACTCCCAGCGCTCACTCGACTGA
- a CDS encoding glycosyltransferase family 4 protein, producing the protein MLVSHYFELAEHVTGGISESVAHQRKMLDRLDVSYTTRQTLDADVMHFNLMGPRSVWYAKRARSKGIPVVANTHVTAEDFGDSFRFTNALAKPLKPYLRWAYGHADALVCPSEYNRGLIEGYADVPTTVVSNGVDTEKLEGFESLEDEYRERYDLSEPTVFLVGHVIKRKGLETFVELARTRPDVDFAWFGPLDLSLKGRETTALIENAPENCTFTGFVDDIRGAFAAGDVFCFPTHEENEGIALLEAMAAGKPVVVRDIETFSWLEDGEDCLKVSPEPGGSDVEAFAAALDELADAGRRRTLGSAAADRAEAFSLDAVAGRYRDLYDEVIAE; encoded by the coding sequence ATGCTGGTCAGCCACTATTTCGAACTCGCGGAGCACGTTACCGGCGGGATCAGCGAATCGGTCGCCCACCAGCGCAAGATGCTCGATCGCCTGGACGTCTCCTACACGACCCGGCAGACGCTCGACGCCGACGTGATGCACTTCAATCTCATGGGGCCGCGGTCGGTGTGGTACGCCAAACGCGCCCGGTCGAAGGGGATCCCCGTCGTCGCGAACACGCACGTCACCGCCGAGGACTTCGGGGACAGTTTTCGCTTTACCAACGCGCTCGCGAAGCCGCTGAAGCCGTACCTCCGGTGGGCGTACGGACACGCCGACGCGCTCGTCTGTCCCTCGGAGTACAACCGAGGGCTCATCGAGGGGTACGCGGACGTGCCGACGACCGTCGTCTCGAACGGCGTCGACACCGAGAAACTCGAGGGATTCGAATCGCTCGAGGACGAGTACCGCGAGCGCTACGACCTCTCGGAACCGACCGTCTTCCTCGTCGGCCACGTCATCAAGCGCAAGGGCCTCGAAACGTTCGTCGAACTGGCTCGCACCCGGCCCGACGTCGACTTCGCGTGGTTCGGCCCGCTCGACCTCTCGCTGAAGGGCCGGGAGACCACGGCGCTGATCGAGAACGCGCCCGAGAACTGCACGTTCACCGGGTTCGTCGACGACATCCGCGGGGCGTTCGCGGCGGGCGACGTCTTCTGTTTCCCCACACACGAAGAGAACGAGGGGATCGCCCTGCTGGAGGCGATGGCCGCCGGAAAGCCGGTCGTCGTCCGCGACATCGAGACGTTCTCGTGGCTCGAAGACGGCGAGGACTGTCTCAAGGTCTCGCCCGAGCCGGGCGGGTCGGACGTCGAGGCGTTCGCGGCCGCGCTCGACGAACTCGCAGACGCGGGGCGTCGGCGGACCCTGGGTTCGGCGGCGGCCGACCGCGCCGAGGCCTTCTCGCTGGACGCGGTCGCCGGGCGCTACCGCGACCTCTACGACGAGGTGATCGCTGAATGA
- a CDS encoding sulfatase: MADSPQRNVLLVVLDTVRKDRMEPYGYDRATTPALSRFAEEATVFESAIAPAPWTLPVHASLFTGLYPSQHGADQERPYLADATTLASTLSAAGYDTGCFTSNAWISPYTGLTDGFDAQRSFFEVLPSDVLSGPLARTWRTISETDPLRGLASRLVRVGAKAHERLASGEGADTKTPSVIDRTKAFVEARDAGWFAFVNLMDAHLPYYPPDAYRERFAPGVDPDAVCQNSKAYNAGVRDVDDAEWRAIRDLYDAEIAHMDAELGRLFRWLRETDRWDETTVIVAADHGELHGEHGLYGHEFALYDELVNVPLLVTHPALETGRRADLVELLDLYHTVLDALSVDPSDGRRDDGIGADPVPLDRTRSLLADEYRDFAGVRRPDPGQRAVRDADADYAFVEYARPVVELHHLETKASEAGRSLPDDHRAYARQRAARRLDAKYVRADRIPDEGYRLDVDPAETTPIDPADDDAVARTERALAWFEAAAGATWDESTESAPETEAALADADERTRDRLRELGYLE; encoded by the coding sequence ATGGCCGACAGTCCGCAGCGGAACGTCCTCCTCGTCGTCCTGGACACGGTCAGGAAGGATCGCATGGAGCCGTACGGCTACGACCGTGCGACGACGCCGGCCTTGTCTCGATTCGCCGAAGAGGCGACCGTCTTCGAGTCGGCAATAGCCCCGGCGCCCTGGACGTTACCCGTCCACGCGTCGCTGTTCACCGGTCTGTACCCGAGCCAGCACGGCGCCGACCAGGAACGGCCGTACCTGGCCGACGCGACGACGCTCGCGTCGACGCTTTCGGCGGCCGGCTACGACACCGGTTGTTTCACCTCGAACGCCTGGATCTCCCCGTACACCGGTCTCACCGACGGGTTCGACGCCCAGCGATCCTTCTTCGAGGTGCTGCCGAGCGACGTCCTCTCCGGCCCGCTCGCGCGGACGTGGCGGACGATCTCCGAGACCGATCCACTGCGAGGACTCGCCTCGCGACTCGTCAGGGTCGGCGCGAAGGCTCACGAACGCCTGGCGAGCGGTGAGGGCGCCGATACGAAGACGCCGTCGGTGATCGATCGGACGAAAGCCTTCGTCGAGGCCCGCGACGCGGGCTGGTTCGCGTTCGTCAACCTGATGGATGCCCACCTCCCGTACTACCCGCCCGACGCGTACCGCGAGCGCTTCGCCCCGGGCGTCGATCCGGACGCCGTCTGCCAGAACTCGAAGGCGTACAACGCGGGCGTGCGCGACGTCGACGACGCCGAGTGGCGGGCGATCCGCGACCTCTACGACGCCGAGATCGCCCACATGGACGCGGAACTCGGACGCCTGTTCCGGTGGCTTCGCGAGACGGATCGGTGGGACGAGACCACCGTGATCGTCGCGGCCGATCACGGCGAACTCCACGGCGAACACGGGCTCTACGGGCACGAGTTCGCCCTGTACGACGAACTCGTGAACGTCCCGCTCCTGGTGACGCACCCGGCGCTCGAGACCGGTCGGCGGGCCGACCTCGTCGAACTGCTCGACCTGTATCACACCGTCCTCGACGCGCTCTCCGTCGATCCGTCGGACGGACGGCGCGACGACGGGATCGGGGCCGACCCGGTCCCCCTCGACCGGACACGGTCGCTGCTCGCGGACGAGTACCGGGACTTCGCCGGCGTTCGACGCCCCGACCCGGGTCAGCGGGCCGTTCGCGACGCCGACGCCGACTACGCGTTCGTCGAGTACGCCCGCCCCGTCGTCGAACTGCACCACCTGGAGACGAAAGCGAGCGAGGCCGGCCGCTCCCTCCCCGACGACCACCGCGCCTACGCTCGCCAGCGGGCCGCCAGGCGCCTCGACGCGAAGTACGTGCGCGCCGACCGGATCCCGGACGAGGGCTACCGTCTCGACGTCGATCCGGCCGAAACCACGCCGATCGATCCGGCGGACGACGACGCCGTCGCCAGGACCGAACGCGCCCTCGCCTGGTTCGAGGCCGCCGCCGGCGCCACCTGGGACGAATCGACCGAGTCGGCGCCCGAGACGGAGGCGGCGCTCGCGGACGCGGACGAACGGACTCGCGACCGGTTGCGCGAATTAGGGTATCTCGAGTGA
- a CDS encoding lysylphosphatidylglycerol synthase transmembrane domain-containing protein: MNGRTRATFLLAGLGAIALITILLFVVGAGDVLDALATAKPSYVALTFGLALCWLAVWGVMLRTILGVLGVEIPLVTSLFVYAGAVFANNVTPFGQAGGEPVAALIISKVSDSRYETGLVGIASVDVLNVVPSISLIFVGVGYYATTAAIGQRLERAVTSAVVLIGGIVVVIALVWRYRRRIVERLPAVASTVAGRLGRSRVDAAEFEASLSERFDHFFESIERVATSPWQLAGVVGLSLTGWLFQAAALVVAFAALGHDIPAYVALFVIPLSYVAGAAPLPGGLGGIDAAMVALLVPTTGVPASTVTAAVLIFRGAVYWMPVAIGGASVSAFGVRSLS, translated from the coding sequence ATGAACGGACGGACCCGGGCAACGTTCCTGCTGGCGGGGCTCGGGGCGATCGCGCTCATCACGATCCTGCTGTTCGTCGTCGGTGCAGGTGACGTCCTCGACGCGCTCGCCACCGCGAAACCGTCGTACGTCGCGCTGACGTTCGGGCTCGCGCTGTGCTGGCTCGCAGTCTGGGGAGTGATGCTGCGGACGATCCTGGGCGTCCTCGGGGTCGAAATCCCCCTCGTCACGTCGCTGTTCGTCTACGCCGGCGCCGTCTTCGCGAACAACGTGACCCCGTTCGGCCAGGCGGGCGGCGAGCCGGTCGCCGCACTCATCATCTCGAAGGTCTCCGACTCGCGCTACGAGACCGGCCTCGTCGGCATCGCGAGCGTCGACGTGCTCAACGTCGTCCCGTCGATCTCGCTCATCTTCGTAGGCGTCGGCTACTACGCCACGACCGCGGCGATCGGCCAGCGCCTGGAGCGGGCGGTCACCTCCGCCGTGGTGCTGATCGGCGGGATCGTCGTCGTGATCGCGCTCGTCTGGCGGTACCGCCGGCGGATCGTCGAGCGCCTCCCCGCGGTCGCCTCCACTGTCGCCGGTCGACTGGGTCGCTCCCGTGTCGACGCGGCAGAGTTCGAAGCGAGTCTCTCGGAACGGTTCGACCACTTCTTCGAGAGCATCGAACGCGTGGCGACGAGTCCCTGGCAGCTGGCGGGCGTCGTCGGGCTGTCGCTGACCGGCTGGCTCTTCCAGGCAGCCGCACTCGTCGTCGCGTTCGCCGCCCTCGGCCACGACATCCCGGCGTACGTCGCCCTGTTCGTGATTCCCCTCTCGTACGTGGCGGGCGCCGCCCCGCTACCGGGTGGCCTCGGCGGAATCGACGCCGCGATGGTCGCCCTCCTCGTTCCCACCACCGGCGTCCCAGCCTCGACGGTGACCGCCGCCGTCCTCATCTTCCGCGGCGCCGTCTACTGGATGCCCGTCGCGATCGGCGGCGCGTCGGTCTCCGCGTTCGGCGTCCGCTCGCTCAGTTGA
- a CDS encoding metal-dependent hydrolase encodes MYRDGHAGFNALLYAPAVPVVASRWSLWLALVGAVVAVGVSTLPDFDDPLPVVAHRGPTHTVWFALLVGLAAGVGTALAAPGEPIAFQFGVVVGTGGILAHLAGDVVTPMGISPFAPLWRVHVTLEWFASKNPRINRAFLIAGSASVFGSLALTMVAA; translated from the coding sequence GTGTACCGCGACGGTCACGCCGGCTTCAACGCCCTGCTGTACGCCCCCGCCGTTCCCGTCGTCGCGAGTCGTTGGTCGCTGTGGCTGGCGCTCGTCGGCGCGGTCGTCGCCGTCGGCGTCTCCACGCTACCGGACTTCGACGACCCGCTCCCGGTCGTCGCACACCGGGGCCCGACACACACCGTCTGGTTCGCCCTTCTGGTCGGACTGGCGGCCGGCGTCGGCACCGCGCTCGCCGCGCCCGGCGAGCCGATCGCGTTCCAGTTCGGCGTCGTCGTCGGCACTGGCGGGATCCTCGCCCACCTCGCCGGCGACGTCGTGACTCCGATGGGCATCAGCCCGTTCGCGCCGCTCTGGCGTGTCCACGTCACGCTCGAGTGGTTCGCCTCGAAGAACCCGCGAATCAACCGTGCGTTCCTGATCGCCGGGTCCGCCTCCGTCTTCGGGTCGCTCGCGCTGACGATGGTCGCCGCGTGA
- a CDS encoding metal-dependent hydrolase: protein MDPARAVFLAVAFATHAFLGYALVRSLTAANPRLGVLFGLLPDADFLFPAALEWPFVHRGLSHSPFALLVFVVGALVVRDRTTALAVALAYGSHLLLDSLSPAGIQWLFPLRTTWSPGLSIHTVIDTPVLWAGCLVLLAWRTDALDPLLARLPVDSDRLGVG, encoded by the coding sequence GTGGATCCAGCGCGAGCCGTCTTTCTCGCCGTCGCCTTCGCCACCCACGCGTTCCTCGGGTACGCGCTCGTCCGTTCGTTGACGGCGGCCAACCCACGACTCGGTGTGCTGTTCGGCCTGCTCCCGGATGCGGATTTCCTGTTCCCCGCCGCGCTCGAGTGGCCGTTCGTCCACCGTGGACTCTCCCACTCGCCGTTCGCCCTGCTCGTGTTCGTCGTGGGTGCACTCGTCGTTCGGGATCGGACGACCGCGCTCGCGGTCGCGCTGGCGTACGGCTCGCACCTGTTGCTCGACTCGCTCTCGCCGGCGGGGATACAGTGGCTCTTCCCGCTTCGAACCACCTGGAGTCCCGGACTGTCGATCCACACCGTGATCGACACGCCGGTGCTGTGGGCCGGCTGTCTCGTCCTGCTCGCCTGGCGGACGGACGCGCTCGATCCGCTCCTCGCTCGTCTCCCGGTCGATTCTGACCGACTCGGGGTCGGGTGA
- a CDS encoding DedA family protein, translating into MQPSGSVVPAVPSSGSLVLAVPPSSPVVLAVDSTPPWLESVLTSEGALVVFFCLCVLEGAMLLRFMPSELVVPVALALIGSSPSEVLAIVALAVVGTTIGQTALFLVVRHAGREYVLRKRWVPISESRLDRFDGWFERWGVFAIPASNTLLFVRGVLTVPAGLSRIDWRTFVTLSALGSLSFQSILATLYLLGGHLLA; encoded by the coding sequence ATGCAGCCGTCCGGATCGGTCGTCCCCGCGGTGCCTTCGTCGGGCTCGCTCGTCCTCGCGGTGCCTCCATCGAGCCCGGTCGTCCTCGCGGTCGACAGCACGCCCCCCTGGCTCGAGTCGGTACTCACCTCCGAGGGCGCGCTCGTCGTCTTCTTCTGCCTCTGCGTCCTCGAGGGAGCGATGCTGTTGCGGTTCATGCCGTCGGAACTGGTCGTCCCCGTCGCGCTCGCGCTGATCGGCTCGTCGCCGTCGGAGGTGCTCGCTATCGTGGCCCTCGCCGTCGTCGGGACGACGATCGGACAGACGGCGCTCTTTCTCGTCGTCCGCCACGCCGGGCGGGAGTACGTCCTCCGAAAACGGTGGGTGCCCATCTCCGAGTCGCGCCTCGACCGGTTCGACGGGTGGTTCGAGCGGTGGGGCGTCTTCGCGATTCCGGCGAGCAACACACTGCTGTTCGTCCGGGGCGTGCTCACCGTCCCCGCGGGCCTCTCGCGGATCGACTGGCGGACGTTCGTCACACTCTCGGCGCTCGGCTCGCTCTCGTTCCAGTCGATCCTCGCCACGCTCTACCTGCTCGGTGGCCACCTGCTCGCGTGA
- a CDS encoding aryl-sulfate sulfotransferase, with protein MSRTRDRDRRPFGPLGLRSRLTRNRLRIAFGAVIILAAAVLVVAAAGSHSTATRADVPRAPPTENHTVVTESGRAGTITVYDPGGDVRYYDNSRTKYFDVDPVASDPTTIEYAATDTLHRRGPTCRSPPCTRNVIERVDLAAENPEPEVIYARYDHRETAAEWHDHVRINETHVAIADIVADQVFVVNTETELVEWLWDAQAEFPVEEGGPYPDDWAHVNDVEYVDAPGDPNDGRIVASLRNQDQVVFLDPETGLVDEWTLGAEDDYDVQYEQHNPDYIPESRGGPAIVVADSENGRVQEFGREDGEWVRTWQWADETIQWPRDADRLPNGNTIVADSHGQRVIEVDPSGEIVWEVPSTLPYEAERLETGAESTGGRSAASLGLESRTTDAVDGGGSVLSGPAQRAEDLVEWVLPHRIYNALLFATPVWMDGTEFAVVALAILVGLAWLGAEVRWRLRDAGVRFRAPVYRRGD; from the coding sequence GTGTCTCGCACACGAGACCGGGATCGTCGGCCGTTCGGCCCGCTCGGCCTCCGGTCGCGACTCACGCGAAATCGGCTTCGCATCGCGTTCGGTGCCGTCATCATCCTCGCGGCCGCGGTTCTCGTCGTCGCGGCCGCGGGGAGCCACTCGACGGCGACGAGAGCGGACGTTCCGCGGGCGCCGCCCACGGAGAACCACACGGTCGTCACCGAGTCGGGACGGGCCGGGACGATCACCGTCTACGATCCCGGCGGCGACGTCCGGTACTACGACAACTCCCGAACGAAGTACTTCGACGTCGACCCGGTCGCGAGCGATCCGACGACGATCGAGTACGCGGCGACCGATACGCTCCATCGGCGGGGACCGACCTGTCGGAGCCCGCCGTGTACGCGAAACGTGATCGAGCGCGTCGATCTCGCGGCCGAGAACCCCGAGCCCGAGGTGATCTACGCGCGGTACGATCACAGGGAGACCGCGGCCGAGTGGCACGACCACGTGCGGATAAACGAGACCCACGTCGCGATCGCGGACATCGTCGCGGACCAGGTGTTCGTCGTGAACACCGAGACGGAACTCGTCGAGTGGCTCTGGGATGCGCAGGCGGAGTTCCCCGTCGAGGAGGGCGGTCCTTACCCGGACGACTGGGCGCACGTAAACGACGTCGAGTACGTCGACGCGCCGGGCGATCCGAACGACGGGCGCATCGTGGCCAGTCTGCGCAACCAGGACCAGGTCGTCTTCCTCGACCCGGAGACGGGGCTCGTCGACGAGTGGACGCTCGGCGCGGAGGACGACTACGACGTCCAGTACGAACAGCACAACCCGGACTACATCCCCGAGTCGCGAGGCGGTCCGGCGATCGTCGTCGCCGACTCGGAGAACGGCCGCGTCCAGGAGTTCGGTCGCGAGGACGGCGAGTGGGTTCGCACCTGGCAGTGGGCTGACGAGACGATCCAGTGGCCCAGGGACGCCGATCGCCTGCCGAACGGGAACACGATCGTCGCGGACTCACACGGCCAGCGGGTGATCGAGGTGGATCCGTCGGGCGAGATCGTCTGGGAGGTCCCCTCGACGCTGCCCTACGAGGCCGAACGCCTGGAGACCGGCGCGGAGAGCACCGGTGGCCGGAGCGCGGCGTCCCTCGGTCTCGAGTCGCGGACGACCGACGCCGTCGACGGCGGCGGGTCGGTCCTGTCGGGTCCGGCGCAGCGAGCCGAGGACCTCGTCGAGTGGGTCCTGCCACACCGGATCTACAACGCGCTCCTCTTCGCGACGCCGGTCTGGATGGATGGCACCGAGTTCGCAGTCGTCGCCCTCGCCATCCTCGTCGGACTGGCCTGGCTCGGCGCGGAGGTCCGGTGGCGACTCCGCGACGCCGGCGTTCGATTCCGTGCCCCGGTCTATCGACGTGGCGACTGA
- a CDS encoding NAD-dependent epimerase/dehydratase family protein — protein MHDARVLVTGGAGFIGSNLANALVTDNEVIALDNGYLGTADNLVDDVEFVEADVLDDQLPTDVDVVVHLAALSSRQMLEENPRQGARVNVEGFVNVVEQALADGCETFVYASTSSIYGSRREPSPEDLAIEASTGYDASMLGRERYAEYYSNFHDDVTLAGMRFFSVYQGYGGAEAHKGEYANTVSQFADDVANGRSPVLWGDGSQTRDFTHVSDIVRGLELAADHDADGVYNLGTGDPYSFNEMVELINEALGTDVEPAYEPVPIDNYVYHTCADSSRFRAETGWEPEIDFEDGVERVCAPYRSD, from the coding sequence ATGCACGACGCTCGCGTTCTGGTCACCGGCGGTGCGGGGTTCATCGGCTCGAACCTCGCGAACGCCCTCGTGACCGACAACGAGGTCATCGCGCTCGACAACGGCTACCTCGGGACGGCCGACAACCTCGTGGACGACGTCGAGTTCGTCGAGGCCGACGTCCTCGACGACCAGCTGCCGACCGACGTCGACGTGGTCGTTCACCTGGCCGCCCTCTCGAGCCGACAGATGTTAGAAGAAAACCCCCGACAGGGTGCCCGCGTCAACGTCGAGGGGTTCGTCAACGTCGTCGAACAGGCGCTCGCCGACGGCTGCGAGACGTTCGTCTACGCCTCGACATCGTCGATCTACGGCTCCCGACGCGAGCCGTCGCCCGAAGACCTAGCCATCGAGGCGTCGACGGGCTACGACGCCTCCATGCTCGGTCGCGAACGCTACGCGGAGTACTACAGCAACTTCCACGACGACGTCACCCTCGCCGGGATGCGCTTCTTCTCGGTCTACCAGGGCTACGGCGGTGCGGAAGCGCACAAAGGCGAGTACGCGAACACCGTCTCGCAGTTCGCCGACGACGTCGCGAACGGCCGCTCGCCGGTCCTCTGGGGCGACGGGAGCCAGACGCGCGACTTCACGCACGTCTCCGACATCGTTCGTGGACTCGAACTCGCCGCCGATCACGACGCGGACGGCGTCTACAACCTCGGCACCGGCGACCCCTACTCGTTCAACGAGATGGTCGAGCTGATCAACGAGGCCCTGGGGACCGACGTCGAACCCGCGTACGAACCGGTGCCGATCGACAACTACGTCTACCACACCTGCGCCGACAGTTCCCGGTTCCGGGCCGAGACCGGCTGGGAGCCGGAGATCGACTTCGAGGACGGCGTCGAACGCGTCTGCGCGCCGTACCGGTCCGACTGA